Proteins from one Sporocytophaga myxococcoides genomic window:
- a CDS encoding YCF48-related protein — MNKHLRSCIKGALLIFTSVLATNSQAQWNKQTSGTAEILRSVKFTGSGSGYAVGDKGTILYTSNGGSTWGAQSSGVTTHLNSVDFTDNTKGWAVGDDGIILTTVNGGTNWSKQTSPDKNKLRSVDFIDENQGVAVGSTSNFGLSYIIYTTNGGQNWTKAEYSTADILFTVVQLNSSKGLAMGNHGGVFRSSNGGANWSVFTIGTGPSIRSVSFADASKGWLVGTSGDIYHTTNGGDFWDEQNSGVSTQLNGVYFVNSSKGYAVGNEGVILVTTNGGTTWTEQYSGTTEDLYSIAFTDTDNGWIVGSNGTILHTSNGGNPTSTLNAKDMGIQFYPNPVSRTSGINVEYTNNSALDISLLNHLGTVVYKSSEFDTKSERIDLNNLELTPGVYLLRIADGDKQMSSKVLVY, encoded by the coding sequence ATGAATAAACATTTACGTAGCTGCATTAAAGGTGCATTATTAATTTTTACAAGTGTTCTGGCAACAAATAGTCAGGCTCAATGGAACAAACAAACAAGCGGGACTGCAGAGATTTTAAGATCTGTTAAATTCACCGGTTCAGGTTCAGGTTATGCCGTTGGTGATAAAGGTACAATTTTATATACCAGCAACGGCGGTTCAACGTGGGGAGCTCAATCCAGCGGAGTCACTACTCATCTGAATTCTGTAGATTTTACAGATAATACTAAGGGATGGGCTGTTGGTGACGATGGCATTATATTAACTACGGTTAATGGTGGAACAAACTGGAGTAAACAAACAAGTCCTGACAAAAACAAACTTAGATCTGTTGATTTTATTGATGAGAACCAGGGTGTTGCAGTAGGAAGCACTTCCAATTTTGGACTTTCATACATTATTTATACGACAAATGGTGGACAAAACTGGACGAAAGCAGAATATTCAACAGCTGATATATTATTTACTGTTGTTCAATTGAACTCCTCTAAAGGATTAGCTATGGGAAATCATGGAGGTGTATTTAGAAGTAGCAATGGTGGTGCAAACTGGAGCGTATTTACAATAGGAACTGGTCCTTCGATACGTTCAGTAAGTTTTGCAGATGCCAGCAAAGGATGGTTAGTTGGAACGTCAGGAGATATCTACCATACCACTAATGGCGGAGATTTCTGGGATGAACAAAACAGCGGGGTAAGTACACAGCTTAATGGTGTGTATTTTGTAAATTCAAGCAAAGGTTATGCAGTTGGAAACGAAGGTGTTATTCTCGTTACCACGAATGGTGGCACCACCTGGACTGAACAATACAGCGGCACCACAGAAGATCTATACTCTATTGCATTTACAGACACTGACAACGGATGGATTGTAGGTTCCAATGGTACAATATTGCACACTTCTAATGGCGGAAATCCTACCAGTACATTAAATGCGAAAGATATGGGCATTCAGTTTTATCCTAATCCGGTTTCAAGAACTTCTGGTATCAATGTAGAGTATACTAATAATTCTGCTTTAGATATATCCTTATTGAATCATTTGGGTACAGTGGTTTACAAATCATCAGAATTCGATACAAAATCTGAAAGAATTGATTTAAATAATCTGGAACTCACTCCGGGTGTTTATCTATTAAGAATAGCCGATGGAGATAAGCAAATGAGTAGCAAGGTTCTTGTTTATTAA
- a CDS encoding MBL fold metallo-hydrolase translates to MKLFVTSLNSGSNGNCYYIGNEKEAILVDAGISCREIEQRMKRLELSMKKVKALFISHEHTDHIKGVRVLSKKHNLPVYITRDTLKNANLDDTNPSIVIMHPEKPITIGQLEITAFPKFHDARDPQSFVIRYKDLCVGVFTDIGSVCDNVIRYFKCCNAVFLEANYDEDMLQNGNYPYFLKKRISSDVGHLSNKQALDLFLTHRSENLSHLFLSHLSEENNSPELAKALFDKHAVAVEIVIASRTQEIPVHEIGLTTSGKRETYQQQALEF, encoded by the coding sequence ATGAAGTTATTTGTAACCTCTCTCAATTCCGGCAGCAACGGAAATTGTTACTATATAGGAAATGAAAAGGAAGCCATTCTGGTAGATGCCGGAATCAGCTGCAGGGAAATCGAACAGCGGATGAAAAGACTCGAACTTTCAATGAAAAAAGTAAAGGCTTTATTCATCTCGCATGAACATACGGATCATATAAAGGGAGTCAGAGTTCTTTCTAAAAAGCACAACTTACCTGTTTATATTACCAGGGATACACTTAAAAATGCCAATCTGGATGACACCAATCCATCTATTGTCATCATGCACCCTGAAAAACCGATCACGATCGGACAGCTTGAAATTACTGCCTTTCCTAAGTTTCATGATGCCAGAGATCCTCAGAGTTTTGTAATCCGATATAAAGATTTGTGTGTCGGAGTTTTTACAGATATAGGTTCTGTCTGCGATAATGTGATCAGGTATTTCAAATGCTGTAATGCTGTATTCCTGGAAGCCAATTATGATGAGGATATGCTTCAGAATGGCAATTATCCATACTTCCTAAAAAAGAGGATATCAAGCGATGTCGGCCACTTATCTAACAAACAAGCGCTGGATCTCTTTCTGACACATAGATCTGAAAACTTAAGCCATCTTTTTCTTTCTCATTTATCTGAAGAGAATAACTCACCCGAACTGGCAAAAGCGTTATTTGACAAACATGCTGTAGCGGTAGAGATTGTAATAGCTTCCCGTACTCAGGAAATTCCGGTACATGAAATTGGATTAACTACTTCAGGAAAAAGAGAAACCTATCAACAACAAGCACTGGAGTTTTGA
- a CDS encoding sterol desaturase family protein, translating into MQAFFAYLERLDLVFLFLLFLLENAAIALVAVLLGFALDGLLPEMKRLISLKEIYWTCSTIFFNTLVTLTGYLLFKYGFIVFHLESSLLSIVIDFVVLIFAMDLLMYVFHRVIHQLSFVYRYHDLHHAYDTPTAISLFVLHPIEVLGFGSLWLLLLFAVDFSIYAVVIYLVLNVAMGIIGHLRKEFVPAALKHHECLQWLANTGFHVGHHQHEQHNFGFYTKVWDRLFGTLK; encoded by the coding sequence ATGCAGGCATTTTTTGCATATTTAGAGCGTTTAGATCTTGTTTTCTTATTCCTCCTGTTCTTACTGGAAAATGCTGCCATTGCCTTGGTAGCCGTGCTGCTTGGCTTTGCATTGGATGGTTTGCTGCCTGAGATGAAACGCCTTATCAGCTTAAAAGAAATTTACTGGACTTGTTCTACTATTTTCTTTAACACTCTTGTTACGCTGACCGGGTATCTGCTTTTTAAATACGGCTTTATTGTTTTCCATTTAGAATCCAGTCTTTTAAGTATTGTAATTGATTTTGTGGTATTGATCTTTGCCATGGATCTGCTGATGTATGTGTTTCACCGGGTCATACATCAACTGAGTTTTGTATACCGGTATCATGACCTGCATCATGCTTACGATACACCAACGGCTATTTCATTGTTTGTTCTGCATCCGATAGAAGTACTGGGTTTCGGATCGCTCTGGCTGCTGTTATTGTTTGCAGTGGATTTTTCTATTTATGCTGTAGTGATTTATCTGGTATTGAATGTTGCAATGGGCATTATCGGACATCTCCGTAAAGAATTTGTTCCGGCAGCACTTAAACATCATGAATGTTTGCAATGGCTTGCCAATACAGGCTTTCATGTGGGTCATCATCAGCATGAGCAGCACAATTTCGGATTTTATACCAAGGTTTGGGATAGGTTATTCGGGACTTTGAAATAG